One part of the Macaca mulatta isolate MMU2019108-1 chromosome 6, T2T-MMU8v2.0, whole genome shotgun sequence genome encodes these proteins:
- the PCDHB1 gene encoding protocadherin beta-1 (The RefSeq protein has 1 substitution compared to this genomic sequence): MAGARRKSLQSRQVGSLLIFLCVSVGGATTIRYSVAEEMESGSFVANVAKDLGLEVGKLAARRARLVSEGNKMHFRLHRKTGDLFVKEKLDRESLCGKADPCVLHFEIILVEPLQSFRAEVRVFDINDNAPVFLNKEPLLKIPESTPLGSRFPLQSAQDLDVGLNGLQNYTLSANGYFHLHTRFRSHRPKYAELVLNKPLDREEQPEVNLTIMAVDGGSPPKSGTAHIRVVVLDVNDHVPQFSRPVYPAQVSENSPNGSLVATVTAMDLDEGTNKAITYSLAQNPEAILKTFQIDSQTGEVRLRGTLDFEDIETYDIDIQATDGGGLSAHSKVLVEVVDVNDNPPEVMVSSVSSPLPEDSPPQTVVALFTIRDRDIRVGGKVTCFLREDLPFVIKPTFGNSYSLVTDRSLDREEVSGYNITLVAMDTGPPSLSAETMIEVLISDVNDNPPIFREDSYILTVRENNSPAVFIGQVHAEDLDLGENAQITYSLLPPKNGDLSVFAYISINSDNGKLYALRTMDYEAIQDFQFVVKATDGGFLSLNSQATVRVVVLDDNDNRPMILYPLQNGTLPYNDLVPRSAEAGYLVTKVVAVDGDSGQNSWLSYHLLKATDLGLFCVQRQNGEIRTLRQISERDPMMQKLIILIQDHGQPALSTTVSLNILLVDGFSEPYLQFQDPTKHSRKVNPSTKYLVISLAILSFLFLLSVTVIFIIHVYQKIKYREKFTIQEHFYDDCNFSNNLVQGQGNGSLSQPCPYEMCSATGTGNSEFRFLKRFMPNFPFPHATGEIKMEAGSSLPLNSERNKSRRSEGHDQVSDDYM; the protein is encoded by the coding sequence ATGGCGGGTGCGCgcagaaaatctttgcaaagcaGGCAAGTGGGatctcttcttatttttctgtgcGTATCTGTGGGGGGTGCGACAACGATCCGCTATTCAGTGGCGGAGGAAATGGAGAGCGGTTCGTTTGTGGCCAACGTAGCTAAGGACCTAGGACTGGAGGTAGGGAAGCTGGCTGCGCGCAGGGCGCGGCTGGTTTCCGAGGGCAACAAAATGCACTTCCGGCTCCACCGCAAGACAGGAGATTTGTTTGTGAAGGAGAAATTGGATCGGGAGTCACTTTGTGGCAAAGCCGACCCGTGTGTTCTGCACTTTGAAATAATCCTGGTGGAGCCGCTGCAGTCCTTCCGTGCCGAGGTCAGGGTATTTGATATCAATGACAATGCCCCGGTTTTCCTAAACAAGGAGCCGCTTTTAAAGATTCCGGAGAGCACCCCCTTGGGTTCACGTTTTCCTCTGCAGAGTGCCCAGGATCTGGACGTGGGCCTCAACGGTCTCCAAAACTACACCCTTAGTGCCAACGGCTATTTCCACCTGCACACCCGCTTCCGCAGCCACGGGCCTAAATATGCTGAGCTGGTGCTGAACAAACCCCTGGACCGAGAGGAGCAGCCTGAAGTCAACTTGACAATTATGGCGGTGGACGGCGGGTCACCGCCCAAGTCTGGCACAGCTCACATCCGCGTGGTGGTTCTGGATGTCAACGACCACGTGCCCCAGTTCTCGCGACCAGTGTACCCAGCCCAGGTATCAGAGAACAGCCCCAATGGCTCTTTGGTGGCCACGGTGACTGCCATGGACCTAGACGAGGGCACGAACAAAGCGATAACTTACTCTTTAGCTCAAAACCCAGAAGCAATTCTCAAGACGTTTCAGATTGACTCTCAAACTGGAGAGGTTCGACTAAGAGGAACCCTAGATTTTGAAGACATTGAAACATACGACATTGACATTCAAGCTACAGATGGTGGAGGCCTCTCTGCCCACAGCAAAGTCCTGGTAGAAGTGGTGGATGTGAATGACAATCCTCCCGAAGTGATGGTCTCCTCTGTGTCCAGCCCACTCCCTGAAGACTCACCACCACAGACGGTAGTAGCCCTTTTCACTATCAGAGACCGGGACATTCGAGTGGGAGGAAAAGTCACCTGCTTCCTCAGAGAAGACCTTCCCTTTGTAATCAAACCTACATTCGGGAATTCTTACTCGCTGGTCACTGACAGAAGCTTGGATCGGGAGGAGGTCTCAGGCTATAATATCACCCTTGTTGCCATGGATACTGGACCACCTAGCTTATCTGCTGAGACTATGATAGAGGTGCTAATATCTGACGTTAATGACAATCCTCCAATATTTCGGGAAGATTCCTATATCTTGACTGTTCGAGAAAATAATAGTCCTGCAGTTTTTATTGGCCAAGTCCATGCTGAGGATCTTGATTTGGGTGAGAATGCCCAAATAACTTATTCTCTGTTGCCTCCAAAAAATGGAGATCTATCAGTCTTTGCTTACATATCCATAAATTCAGACAATGGAAAGCTCTACGCACTGAGAACCATGGATTATGAGGCCATTCAAGATTTTCAGTTTGTGGTAAAGGCAACTGATGGGGGCTTCCTGTCACTGAATAGCCAAGCTACTGTCAGAGTGGTTGTCCTAGATGACAATGACAATCGTCCAATGATCTTGTACCCACTGCAGAATGGCACCTTGCCCTACAATGACCTGGTGCCCAGGTCTGCAGAGGCAGGCTACCTGGTAACCAAAGTGGTGGCTGTGGATGGTGACTCAGGTCAGAATTCTTGGCTTTCATATCATCTACTTAAGGCCACTGACCTTGGGTTATTTTGTGTTCAAAGACAAAATGGAGAAATCCGTACATTACGGCAGATATCTGAGAGAGACCCCATGATGCAGAAATTGATCATTCTTATTCAGGATCACGGCCAACCAGCTCTTTCAACTACTGTCTCACTCAACATCCTGCTGGTAGATGGCTTTTCAGAGCCCTACCTGCAGTTCCAGGATCCAACCAAGCATTCCAGAAAGGTAAATCCATCCACTAAATATTTGGTAATTTCTCTGGccatcctctcctttctctttctcctctctgtcaCAGTGATCTTCATTATACATGTCTACCAAAAGATTAAATATAGAGAAAAGTTTACAATTCAAGAGCATTTCTATGATGACTGTAATTTCTCTAACAATCTGGTACAAGGACAAGGCAATGGATCCTTATCCCAGCCTTGTCCATATGAAATGTGTTCAGCCACTGGCACTGGTAATAGTGAGTTTCGCTTTCTTAAGCGCTTTATGCCCAACTTCCCTTTCCCTCATGCCACTGGGGAGATAAAAATGGAGGCTGGCTCCAGTTTGCCTCTAAATTCTGAAAGGAATAAGTCTCGGAGATCAGAGGGCCATGACCAGGTATCTGATGACTATATGTAG